The proteins below come from a single Acanthopagrus latus isolate v.2019 chromosome 4, fAcaLat1.1, whole genome shotgun sequence genomic window:
- the mtfmt gene encoding methionyl-tRNA formyltransferase, mitochondrial isoform X1 — protein MWTNSRTAGASLRILNHLQRCCGHTGWRRGTDGRHRWLCRHMSSTGPPWRLLFFGSDQFAVESLKHLTSSWTSREGIVESLEVVTVSGNVPVKKFAQQNQLPLHTWPPDNVDGRFDVGVVVSFGCLLHKTLINKFPHGILNVHPSLLPRWRGSAPIVHTILHGDTVTGVTIMQIRPHRFDVGPIVNQELHQVPENCTTDDLGAALATKGAHLLIDTLATLSERLAHKRNQSRTGETFAPKISTSMSWIVWEEQTCDSIDRLYRAIGSRVMMTDIPLRTMWMGETIKLLDFVGRCHITLSDQRRRPAPGSVSFQKESNTLAVCCKDGWVGFKMVLLKKRLTAADFYNGYLHQAAERLFVSKKKVELKHDR, from the exons ATGTGGACGAACAGCAGGACAGCAGGAGCTTCTCTGAGAATCCTGAACCACCTCCAGCGGTGCTGTGGACACAccgggtggaggagggggactGATGGCCGGCATCGCTGGCTCTGTAGACATATGTCATCAACAGGACCCCCTTGGAGGCTCCTGTTCTTTGGCTCTGACCAGTTTGCTGTGGAATCTCTGAAACATCTCACATCCAGCTG GACCTCCAGAGAAGGGATAGTGGAGTCCCTTGAAGTTGTTACTGTTTCGGGTAATGTCCCAGTGAAGAAGTTTGCTCAACAGAACCAGCTTCCCCTGCACACCTGGCCCCCTGACAATGTAGATGGACGGTTTGATGTTGGCGTGGTGGTGTCGTTTGGCTGTTTACTCCACAAGACGCTGATCAACAAGTTCCCACA CGGGATTCTAAATGTTCATCCCAGCCTGCTGCCGAGGTGGCGAGGTTCAGCACCCATCGTACACACCATCCTGCACGGCGACACTGTGACAGGAGTCACCATCATGCAGATACGTCCTCATAG GTTTGATGTGGGTCCCATTGTAAACCAGGAACTCCATCAGGTACCTGAGAATTGTACAACTGATGATCTTGGAGCTGCCCTTGCCACAAAGGGAGCGCATCTG CTAATTGACACTTTGGCCACACTGTCGGAGAGACTTGCACATAAAAGGAACCAAAGCCGGACGGGAGAAACATTTG CCCCAAAGATCAGTACGTCCATGAGCTGGATAGTGTGGGAGGAACAGACTTGTGACAGCATCGATCGTCTGTATCGCGCCATTGGATCCCGGGTAATGATGACTGAT ATACCTTTGAGGACCATGTGGATGGGGGAGACAATAAAACTCCTGGATTTTGTAGGAAGATGTCACATTACATTATCAG atcagaggaggagacCGGCCCCTGGGTCAGTCAGCTTTCAGAAGGAGTCCAATACTCTGGCTGTCTGCTGTAAG GATGGCTGGGTCGGATTCAAGATGGTACTCTTGAAGAaaaggctgacagcagcagacttCTATAATGGCTACCTGCATCAGGCAGCTGAAAGACTGtttgtcagtaaaaaaaaagtggaactGAAGCACGACAGATAA
- the mtfmt gene encoding methionyl-tRNA formyltransferase, mitochondrial isoform X2, giving the protein MWTNSRTAGASLRILNHLQRCCGHTGWRRGTDGRHRWLCRHMSSTGPPWRLLFFGSDQFAVESLKHLTSSWTSREGIVESLEVVTVSGNVPVKKFAQQNQLPLHTWPPDNVDGRFDVGVVVSFGCLLHKTLINKFPHGILNVHPSLLPRWRGSAPIVHTILHGDTVTGVTIMQIRPHRFDVGPIVNQELHQVPENCTTDDLGAALATKGAHLLIDTLATLSERLAHKRNQSRTGETFAPKISTSMSWIVWEEQTCDSIDRLYRAIGSRIPLRTMWMGETIKLLDFVGRCHITLSDQRRRPAPGSVSFQKESNTLAVCCKDGWVGFKMVLLKKRLTAADFYNGYLHQAAERLFVSKKKVELKHDR; this is encoded by the exons ATGTGGACGAACAGCAGGACAGCAGGAGCTTCTCTGAGAATCCTGAACCACCTCCAGCGGTGCTGTGGACACAccgggtggaggagggggactGATGGCCGGCATCGCTGGCTCTGTAGACATATGTCATCAACAGGACCCCCTTGGAGGCTCCTGTTCTTTGGCTCTGACCAGTTTGCTGTGGAATCTCTGAAACATCTCACATCCAGCTG GACCTCCAGAGAAGGGATAGTGGAGTCCCTTGAAGTTGTTACTGTTTCGGGTAATGTCCCAGTGAAGAAGTTTGCTCAACAGAACCAGCTTCCCCTGCACACCTGGCCCCCTGACAATGTAGATGGACGGTTTGATGTTGGCGTGGTGGTGTCGTTTGGCTGTTTACTCCACAAGACGCTGATCAACAAGTTCCCACA CGGGATTCTAAATGTTCATCCCAGCCTGCTGCCGAGGTGGCGAGGTTCAGCACCCATCGTACACACCATCCTGCACGGCGACACTGTGACAGGAGTCACCATCATGCAGATACGTCCTCATAG GTTTGATGTGGGTCCCATTGTAAACCAGGAACTCCATCAGGTACCTGAGAATTGTACAACTGATGATCTTGGAGCTGCCCTTGCCACAAAGGGAGCGCATCTG CTAATTGACACTTTGGCCACACTGTCGGAGAGACTTGCACATAAAAGGAACCAAAGCCGGACGGGAGAAACATTTG CCCCAAAGATCAGTACGTCCATGAGCTGGATAGTGTGGGAGGAACAGACTTGTGACAGCATCGATCGTCTGTATCGCGCCATTGGATCCCGG ATACCTTTGAGGACCATGTGGATGGGGGAGACAATAAAACTCCTGGATTTTGTAGGAAGATGTCACATTACATTATCAG atcagaggaggagacCGGCCCCTGGGTCAGTCAGCTTTCAGAAGGAGTCCAATACTCTGGCTGTCTGCTGTAAG GATGGCTGGGTCGGATTCAAGATGGTACTCTTGAAGAaaaggctgacagcagcagacttCTATAATGGCTACCTGCATCAGGCAGCTGAAAGACTGtttgtcagtaaaaaaaaagtggaactGAAGCACGACAGATAA